Below is a genomic region from Hyphomicrobium nitrativorans NL23.
GCGATTAATCGCGACGTTTCCATCGCGTCATGGATGGATGGCCGGCTCCGTATCGCGGAGCCGGCCTTTTTTCTTGCGAGGCAGCGAGAGCTGCTCCGTCTTCTTTTCGAGGTTCAAGGCGCGCCGCGGCGCACGCTCAGTGTTCCGCCGCTCCGCGGCAAGCCTTCTGAGACTCCCTAAATTTGTCCGGGCTACACATTGCCCATCGAGCGCCATCATCACGCCGTTGTTTATCGTGATCTCCTGTTGGTGTGAACTTGTTCAACGGAGCCTGCATGAGAGCATTTAAGATCATCGGTGCCGTCGTCGCGTTTGCGGCGATGGGCATCGCCGCGGCGCAGGCAGCGCCCGGATACTCGACCGTCAATTTGAACCTCAGGACAGGTCCGGATACGGAATTTCCGCGCGTCGACGTTATTCCGGAAGGCGATCCTATCGAAGTGCTGGGCTGTCTGCGCGACGAATCCTGGTGCGATATCGTCTGGGACGGCAATCGGGGCTGGGTGTTCAGCGAATACATCGCGCTGGATCATCGGGGCGACTATGTCCCGCTGCCCGATGTCGGTCTCTCCGCATTCCGGATTCCCGTGGTGCGGTTTGCAGCATCGGATTACTGGGGCCGCCACTATGTCGGCCGTCCCTGGTATTCGGAGCGTCAGCGCTGGTATCGCCACACCCCGCGTGTCCGTCAGGGATGGCGTGCACCGCCTTCGGGCAAGCGTTCGCCGGGATGGTGGCGCTCGGGCTATCAGGCCCCCAAGGGTATGCGTCCGCCGGAGCGTGGCTGGAAGCGTCCGGATCGCCACAGGGGCGGTGCGCAACAACATGACAGGCGTCAGGGTGACGGACGTCATCATGAGCGGCGCGACGGAAGAGGCGATAACCGCCACGATGGACGTCACGATCACGGGCGCCGCTAAACGCACGCTCGCGTAGCAGTCGAAAAGGCCCGGATGGCAGTTTCGCCATCCGGGCCTTTTTCATTTAGAGCTCAGTAATCCCATTCGAAGCCGATGCCGATCTTGCTTTCGCCGTCTGCGCCGAGTTCGCCACGGGCTTTCAGGTTCTTCGTCAAGTCGTGGTCGATGACGACCTGGCTCGATCCGGCGGCCGTGCCTTGCCGCACACCGACATAGGTGCTCTCGTTCACGTAGCTGCCGGCCGACACGGTGGCCGCGCCTTTGCTGTCGGTTCCGATATCGAGCACATCGACGCCGACGGACGCCTTGAGTTGGTCGAGAACGCCCGGTCCGCTCGATAGCCCTCCGATCTTGTCGATCTCGCTTGCGAGCTGGGCGAGTTGCATCGGGGAGAGGCCGGCGAGATCCTTGTTGTACAGCAGGCGCGCGACCACTTCGTCTTCGGGAAGTGCGGGCACGGATGAGAACGCGAACTTGGGGTCGGCGGACGAGCCCGTCACGCTGACAATCACGGTTACATCGCCGGCTTGCGCGGCTGCTTCCATATCGAGCAACGGTTCTAGAGATCCGTAGAAATTGATGTTTCCACGCCGGAAATCGAGCTGCCGCCCGAGAATGGCGAGGCGTCCGCGTTCCATCGAGAATGCGCCGTTTGCGATGGGGTGGGCAGCCGTTCCGCCCAGACGGAGAGCGCCGCCGAGTTGAACGTCGAGGCCGCGCCCCTGCACGAAAATGCGGTTGGCGGCATTCAATTGAATGTCGAGCGCGACTTGCGATCCGCCTCTTCCTCCGGGCTTTTCGGCGCGTGCCTCGTCTTGGAGACGAGCCGGAGCATTGACGTGGCGAATGTCGAGTGCCGAGATCGAGCGCGGCAGAGCATTTGGCACGGTGACGTCGAGCCGTGTGAGCTTGATCGCGCCGGAAGCGGCGAGATCGTCGGGTGTGCCGCGGATTTCGAAGCGTCCGTCCAGTTCGCCCGCCATGAGGCGACGGTCGTCGAAGCGCAGCGCGGAAACGTCGAGCGCGACGGCGAGCGCCGGCGGCGCGCCGTCCTGGCCGAGCGTGAGGTTTCCGGTGGCGCTCAATGTGCCGCCACGTTCGCTCGTGGCCTCCAGTCGCTCGATGACGGCGCCACGCTCGCTCAAGCGGATGCGCGCCGTCACCGGCTTCAGTGCCAAGCCACTTTCAGGATCGCGGACGGTCGCATCGTCGATGTCGAGGGCGGCGGCGAGAGACGGAGCGTCGAGCGTGCCGGTGACATTGCCGGAGAGGCGTGCTCGTCCTGAGATGCGCGCTGCACGTTCGGCCAGCGACGCGTTGGCGAGCGCGAGCGGGATGTCTCCCGATAGCGTCGCCGTGAGCTGGCCGCCCGGCGAGAGATCCAGCATGCCCTGTGTCGCGGCGACGAGATTCTCCGGACCCCGCGTTTCGATTTCGCCTTCGATGCGATTGTTCGCGAGCTTTGCGGTAACTTCGACCGTCACCGGCGGAAGGGCGTTTCGCGTGGACGCCGCAGACGCGTTTCGCCATATCGCCTGCGCGCTTGCACGCGGTTTGTCGGATGTGCCCGCGATGTCGATTGTGCCGTCGATTGTGCCACCGAGGCCGATCTCGGGCGCGAACGCGTTTGCGACACTGGCCGGGAGGCTGGCGATGCGTGCCGCGATATCGAGTTTTCCAGCGCTGGCCGTTCCACCGATGTCGATGCGGCCCGATCCGACCACGAACGCGAGCTTGCCGATGCGTGCTTCGCCGTCTGCGAGTGCGATGCGTGCCGGTTCCGCCAGGACGGCGGTGAGCGTCTCTTTTCTCAGCGTCGATTTAGAGAGAGTGATGTCGTGCCCCGTGCCGGTCGGTGCGAGCGTTCCGCTCATGTCGAGGCCTGCGCCGTTCGCCTCGCCCGTGATCGCGACATCGGTAGTTTGTCCGTGCCCGCGCGCAGTGAGGCGGATGTTTCTGGCGTCGATACCGCCCGTGACGGCGGCCACCGTCAGCTCGGCATTGCCTTCGATGTCGTCCGAGAGTTCGTCGAAACGACCTTTGGCTTGAAGGGCCTTCAAGCGCATGTCGCCGTAGCGGATGGCGGCGGACTGTGCGTCGAACGCGAGCGCGGGTTCATTCGGTGCGTCGCTTAATGCGAACGAGGCCGTCAATGCGCCCTCGACCGTTTCGTTCAAAATAGCGCCGAGGGCCGTGAGGTTCGGAGCGTCGATGGCGATGCGGCCGGAAGGCTTGCCGTTATCGCTTACGGCGAGATCGCCTGTCAGGCGTATGTCTCCCAGCGAAACGTCGAGGTTTTCGACGGTTGTTGCTCCGTTCGGCGCGGTTGCGAATTGGCTTTGGGCGACAAGTGACTGGCCCGCAATGCCGGCGCGGGCGTCGAGCTTGCCGGAAAACGCGTCGGCAGATTTCTTCCCGAAAAGCTCGGCCGAAGGGTTTGCGACTGGGTGTCCGTGGAGGGTGGCGTTTTCGGCGGAGAGAGAGACACCGATGTCGAGGGCGTCGGCAGGGCCCCTCAAGCGTGTGTGAAGTGTCGCTGCGCCTGCTAAGGGTTCTGCAAAGCGTGCGAGATCGGGGAGGTGCGCCGTGATGTCGAGCGAGAGCGTGTCGCCGGAGGTTGTGCCTTCCATTGTGCCTGTAAGGCCGTCCGTCGCGAAGGCGAGGTTGAGCCGGTCCGAGGCCGCGCTGCCGGTGACGTGAATGTCGATGTTGTGCGGTTCATGGCCTGGGGCCCGATGCAGCTCCGTTGCGGCGAGACGCATGTCGATGTCGTCGAGGCGCCAGACGTCGGCCTGTTGCTGGACGGCGGACGCATTCAGGGAAAGGCGGCCCACGGTTCGCCCTCCGTGCGCCACATCCGATGCCGCGATGTTTGCGGTGACGGCGCGCGCCGTTGCGCTTTTCGGAACGAAGACGCTCAGGTCTGCCCTCGCGAGCGTTACGGCTTCGCCGCCTTCAATCGGGAACGCCAGCGGCTCTCCATCCGCTCGGCCGATGCGGGCCGTTACCTCGCCGAACGCTGCGGTCGTCGCTGTGTCGATCCCGCCGTTTCCCTGGAGATCGAGGGCATCGTTCGTGAGTTTTGCCTGCTCGATGTCGAGCCGTCCGTCGGTCCAATGTCCGCTCAAGAGGCCCGTCGTTTTTCCTGCGGCGAGCGCTACGGCCGGGTGCGGCGTGAGCGGCGTCAAATAGCCCTCGAACTGTGCTGCGAAGTCATGTCCGCCATCGCGCTCGTCGATGAGGGCGTTGCCAGCCACGAACGGTGTGCCGGATGCCGCGAGAGACCACTTGGCGCGCCAAGCGTCGAGAGGTCCGCGGCCTTCGAATGCGAGGTCGAGCGTTGCGCCGTCGAGTTCAAGGAGGCGGGCTACGAGCCCGTCGCCGGGTTCGGAGGCTGCGACGGAAACATCGAGATCCCGTGTTTCCGGACGATACGTGAGGTGAACGGTGGCCGTTCCTCCTGGGCGGTCGAGGCGGCGGATGGCGAGATGAGCACCAAGGCCCTGCGTTGGATCGACGAGGTGCGCGTCAGCTTTGGCGTGAAGTTGCAGCGGTTCGCCCGTCACGGCTTCCGCGATGTTGATTTCGCCAATCTCGAAGCGTGCGAGTACGAGGCGGATGAGCGGGAGGCTCGTCGATCCGCTGTCCGTTTTCTTCTCCGCCTGTTCCGGCGGACGCGCGACGTCGACGGCGTCCGCCGTCAGGTTTTCGATGTGGAGACGTCCGGAAAAAAGCGCGAGAGGACGCCAGGAAAACGCAATGCCGCGGATTTCGAGCCAGGCGCCGCTGCGGTCGGACAGTGCGATGCTGTCGATGCTGCCGTTCGAAAACAGCGATCCTTCAAGCGTGCCGAAGCTGATGGCGCTGTCGGAGGACGATGCCGCCCATGAGGCGATTTTCAGTGCGGAGCGCTGGCCGGGACCCGTTGCGAGCGAAGCGGCCACAAGCAGCACGGACAGGCCGCCTGCTATCGCGAACCTTCCAAGCCATTTTACGATCCGCTTCTTCATCAGAAGGCCTGCCCGAGGCCGACATAGATTCCGAAGTCGTCGCGGCCGTCCTTCTCGGTGAGCGGCAGGGCCACGTCGAGGCGCACGGGGCCGAGGGCCGTGAAGTAGCGCAGGCCGATGCCCGCGCCCACATAGGTCGCGTCGGAAAACGTCGGAAATGCGTTGTCGGAAACCGTGGCGATGTCGATGAAGGGAACGATGCCGATGGCTGGCGTCACGCGAAGTCTCAGTTCGAGCGAAGCCGCGAGCAGCGAGAGGCCGCCGGTGACGCGGCCAGCCTCTATCGGTCCCAGACTGCGGTATTCGTAACCGCGCACGGAACCGCCGCCGCCTGCGAAGATGCGGTCCGTCGCAGGGACGTCCGCCAGGGATGCGCCGGCCACGCTTTCGAACGAGACGCGGCCCGCGAGGACGGCGCGGCGCTCTTCGTCGAAGGGCAAATAGCTCGCGGCCTGCACGCGGCTCGCCACGTAGGCGTTCGAATTCGCGACGTCCGCCGACGGCGTCACGCTTGCGAGCGCGTGGAAGCCGCCTGTCGGGTCCATGCGATTATCGCGGGTGTCGTAGACGAGATCGGCTGGCAGCGAGAGCACCGAGAAGCTCCGCGTGCCGAACGCATCCTCGATCCGAGACTGGCGGCCCGACACCGCGATCGAGCCTTCAAGATCCGGATTGAAGCGGTGTGAGAGACCGAGCTTTACGAAACCGGCATAGCTCTCGTAAGCGTCGGGCGCTTCGCGCTCCAGACGGAATTCCGCGAACAGGTCGGTGTCGATGTCGAGGATGCCGGGTTTCGCGTAGACGGCGCCTGTGCGGTATTCGAGCCCGTCCCATCCATCCGTTCCGATGCGCGCGACGGACGCGTCGATGCGCAGCCGCTCGCCTTCGCCAAACAGGTTTCGGTGGCCCCAATAGGCGGTGAACTCCGTACCGTCGAGCGTGGAAAGTGCGGCGGTGCCGCCGAAATAACGCGGCTTTCTTTCGCTCACGTCGAAGGTGATCGGAATGGCGCCATCGGGACCCACTGCGTCGCCTTCGATGATGCGCACGCTTTCGATGCTTTCGAGTTTACGCAGGCGTTCGCGGGATTTCGTCAGATCCGCGGGGTTGAAGGGGCGGCCCGGTTCTATGGCGCTGTAGTCGGCGACCTTGGCGCTCGACAGCTCGTGCGAGCCCACGACGTTGACCCAGCCGTACACCGCCGGATCGCCCGGTGCGATTTCGACATCGACGCGGACTTCGGCCGTGGCATGGTCCGCTGTGATGTCGCGATGGGCGACCTGCGCGAACGGATAGCCCGCGGACCGCCACTCTTCGACCAGCTTGTCAATAGCGGCTGCAATGACGGGGGGCCGCGCCGGTTCGCCCATGATGAGGCCGTAGACCTCCGGGTTCATGGGCGGTGCGACGGGCGTCGGGATCGTCTGCGTGAACGACATCAGACCGAAGAGGAATGCAGGCCCGGGCTCGACGGCGATGCGGACGGCCGCCGGTGCCGCTTCGTTCGTATCTTCCGTGAGCGCCGCGAGAACGTCGTCGAGCGCTGTGCCGTCGATCTCGATGGACACGATCGCGGCGAAACGGCCTTCGGATTGGAGCGCCGCCGACAGCCTGTCCCGATCCGCCCGGGCGCGCGCGACGAGAGACGCGCGGTCGGGCGCGCCAGTCTTTTGCTGTTCGATGAGCAGCGACGTCTCAGAGATCGCGGCCGTGAGGCCGGTGTCGTCGTTTTCGACGTCGATGGCGACGGAATAGGCGACGCCGTCAACGACGGGCTCCGCTCCAAACAGACGCACGCCGAACACTTCCACAGCCTGAGCCGAGGGCGTGCCGAGCAGCACCAGAAGGAGGCAGAGAGCCAAGGCCCCTCGCGTGAGGGCGGCGGCTTTCAGAGCATCGAGCAACGTGCGTCGTCCGTATCGTTATGTCTTTGGGACTCAACGCAAACTCATACGCCCTCACGTGTGCCGAAACGCCGGGTGGCACGCTGTTGCGCATCCTATCAGACAGGTGCCGCAGATGACACCCGCGATGGCATCCTGTTGATGATGTTGACCTCGCGGCCACAGTATCGATCTGCCGGTTCCTGCTGGGCTCAGGCCAGGGCTGCGCGAATCGCATCGAGGCCGTCCGTCAGCGCTGCGGGGCCTGGCTGCAGGATGATCGGAGATTTGATCTCCACGATGCGGCCTTGTTGCACGGCCGGAATTGCGCCCCAACCCTCGCGGCTCGCGATGCGCTCGGGGCGGACCTTCTTGCCGCACCAGGAGGCGAGGATGACGTCGGGAGCGCGGGCGATGACGTCTCCCGGTGCTACGATGCGATCTTTCGCGGCGGCGCGCGCTTTGAGATCGGCGAAGATGTCGGTGCCGCCCGCGATCTCGATCAGCTCCGACACCCAGCCGATGCCGGAAATCAACGGATCGTCCCACTCTTCGAAGTAGACGCGCGGGCGATGGGGACGTTCGGAGGTTTCACGGGCGATGCCGGCGATGCGTGCTTCGAGCGTGCTGGCAAGGGCGTCCGTCTTTTCGGCGCAACCGATCAGGGCACCCAGCGTGCGAATCATAGCGAAGATGCCCGCGAGATCGCGTTGGTTGAAAAGGTGGACGGCGAGACCGGCGCGCGCGAGATCCGCGACGATGGGGGCCTGAATGTCGGAGAATGCGAGGACGAGATCGGGTTTGAGCGCGAGGATCTTTTCGACGTCGGCCGATGTGAAGGCCGAGATGCGCGGCTTTTCCTTGCGCA
It encodes:
- a CDS encoding SH3 domain-containing protein codes for the protein MRAFKIIGAVVAFAAMGIAAAQAAPGYSTVNLNLRTGPDTEFPRVDVIPEGDPIEVLGCLRDESWCDIVWDGNRGWVFSEYIALDHRGDYVPLPDVGLSAFRIPVVRFAASDYWGRHYVGRPWYSERQRWYRHTPRVRQGWRAPPSGKRSPGWWRSGYQAPKGMRPPERGWKRPDRHRGGAQQHDRRQGDGRHHERRDGRGDNRHDGRHDHGRR
- a CDS encoding translocation/assembly module TamB domain-containing protein, with the protein product MKKRIVKWLGRFAIAGGLSVLLVAASLATGPGQRSALKIASWAASSSDSAISFGTLEGSLFSNGSIDSIALSDRSGAWLEIRGIAFSWRPLALFSGRLHIENLTADAVDVARPPEQAEKKTDSGSTSLPLIRLVLARFEIGEINIAEAVTGEPLQLHAKADAHLVDPTQGLGAHLAIRRLDRPGGTATVHLTYRPETRDLDVSVAASEPGDGLVARLLELDGATLDLAFEGRGPLDAWRAKWSLAASGTPFVAGNALIDERDGGHDFAAQFEGYLTPLTPHPAVALAAGKTTGLLSGHWTDGRLDIEQAKLTNDALDLQGNGGIDTATTAAFGEVTARIGRADGEPLAFPIEGGEAVTLARADLSVFVPKSATARAVTANIAASDVAHGGRTVGRLSLNASAVQQQADVWRLDDIDMRLAATELHRAPGHEPHNIDIHVTGSAASDRLNLAFATDGLTGTMEGTTSGDTLSLDITAHLPDLARFAEPLAGAATLHTRLRGPADALDIGVSLSAENATLHGHPVANPSAELFGKKSADAFSGKLDARAGIAGQSLVAQSQFATAPNGATTVENLDVSLGDIRLTGDLAVSDNGKPSGRIAIDAPNLTALGAILNETVEGALTASFALSDAPNEPALAFDAQSAAIRYGDMRLKALQAKGRFDELSDDIEGNAELTVAAVTGGIDARNIRLTARGHGQTTDVAITGEANGAGLDMSGTLAPTGTGHDITLSKSTLRKETLTAVLAEPARIALADGEARIGKLAFVVGSGRIDIGGTASAGKLDIAARIASLPASVANAFAPEIGLGGTIDGTIDIAGTSDKPRASAQAIWRNASAASTRNALPPVTVEVTAKLANNRIEGEIETRGPENLVAATQGMLDLSPGGQLTATLSGDIPLALANASLAERAARISGRARLSGNVTGTLDAPSLAAALDIDDATVRDPESGLALKPVTARIRLSERGAVIERLEATSERGGTLSATGNLTLGQDGAPPALAVALDVSALRFDDRRLMAGELDGRFEIRGTPDDLAASGAIKLTRLDVTVPNALPRSISALDIRHVNAPARLQDEARAEKPGGRGGSQVALDIQLNAANRIFVQGRGLDVQLGGALRLGGTAAHPIANGAFSMERGRLAILGRQLDFRRGNINFYGSLEPLLDMEAAAQAGDVTVIVSVTGSSADPKFAFSSVPALPEDEVVARLLYNKDLAGLSPMQLAQLASEIDKIGGLSSGPGVLDQLKASVGVDVLDIGTDSKGAATVSAGSYVNESTYVGVRQGTAAGSSQVVIDHDLTKNLKARGELGADGESKIGIGFEWDY
- a CDS encoding autotransporter assembly complex protein TamA, producing MALCLLLVLLGTPSAQAVEVFGVRLFGAEPVVDGVAYSVAIDVENDDTGLTAAISETSLLIEQQKTGAPDRASLVARARADRDRLSAALQSEGRFAAIVSIEIDGTALDDVLAALTEDTNEAAPAAVRIAVEPGPAFLFGLMSFTQTIPTPVAPPMNPEVYGLIMGEPARPPVIAAAIDKLVEEWRSAGYPFAQVAHRDITADHATAEVRVDVEIAPGDPAVYGWVNVVGSHELSSAKVADYSAIEPGRPFNPADLTKSRERLRKLESIESVRIIEGDAVGPDGAIPITFDVSERKPRYFGGTAALSTLDGTEFTAYWGHRNLFGEGERLRIDASVARIGTDGWDGLEYRTGAVYAKPGILDIDTDLFAEFRLEREAPDAYESYAGFVKLGLSHRFNPDLEGSIAVSGRQSRIEDAFGTRSFSVLSLPADLVYDTRDNRMDPTGGFHALASVTPSADVANSNAYVASRVQAASYLPFDEERRAVLAGRVSFESVAGASLADVPATDRIFAGGGGSVRGYEYRSLGPIEAGRVTGGLSLLAASLELRLRVTPAIGIVPFIDIATVSDNAFPTFSDATYVGAGIGLRYFTALGPVRLDVALPLTEKDGRDDFGIYVGLGQAF
- a CDS encoding cobalamin-binding protein: MRRYPAERVVCLTEETVETLYLIGEQDRIVGVSGYAVRPPQVRKEKPRISAFTSADVEKILALKPDLVLAFSDIQAPIVADLARAGLAVHLFNQRDLAGIFAMIRTLGALIGCAEKTDALASTLEARIAGIARETSERPHRPRVYFEEWDDPLISGIGWVSELIEIAGGTDIFADLKARAAAKDRIVAPGDVIARAPDVILASWCGKKVRPERIASREGWGAIPAVQQGRIVEIKSPIILQPGPAALTDGLDAIRAALA